The following DNA comes from Verrucomicrobiota bacterium JB022.
CCCTGCTGCTGCCATGGATTCGCGGCAGCATTGAGCTGCCTGGGGTCGAGGAAAAGGAAAAGAAGCACTCTACGGTGGTTACGCTGGGTGAGCAGAAAGATCCCCTCCTTTCGTTTACTTTCAGAAAGCAGGAAGAGCCTGAGCCTGAATCGGAGCCGAAGGAAAAGCAGAAGACGCAGTACCTATATATGGGCGTTATTGGTTTGGGCATGATCGGATCGGCATGTGGCCTGGCTTCTCTGATTCGGGGGGAAGAGCGGCGCATCTCGGAAACCGCGCTGCTACTTGGCCTTTCGGCGGCCATGTTCCATTATCTCCTGTGGGTGATTGCGATATTGCTCTTGATCTGGATCGTCAGCCACTTCTTCGCTGGTATGGCAAGTTCATGACTCTCATGGCTGGATACATCGACTGGCATACTCACCGCTACCCGACGGAGGTCGCGCAGGCCCCGGCTCAATGGGCGGCCGAGCAGGGGGAGCACTATTGGGGCCTGCTCGTGACGCGCGGGCCGCAGGGCTGGGCCGACCACGAAACCATGGTCGCCGCGATGGATGCCGGGGGCGTCGAGAAGAGCGTGCTGCAAGGCTGGTACTGGATCCACCAGCGCACCTGCCACTGGCAAAACGAGCTGTTTCTGGAGTGGGCACGGCAGGACCCCGAGCATTTCGTCCCCTTTGCCACCGTTCAACCTGCCGCCGGCGAACTGGCCTACGAGCAACTCGTCTGGGCGCTCGACCAAGGCTGCAAGGGCATCGGTGAGATGATGCCCACCGTGCAGGGCTTCAACGTGCGAACCGATGCCACCTGGCTGAAAATCTGCGCCCTCGCGCAAGAGCGGCACGTCCCGATCACCCTGCACGTGACCGAGCCGGTAGGGCACGACTACCCGGGCCGCATCGAGACCCCGCTGGCCGACTACTTCTGGCTGGCCGAGCAGTTTCCGGAGCTGCCGCTGGTCTTCGCCCACTGGGGTGGGGGGCTGCCCTTTTACTTCCTCAACCGCCATGTGCGCAAGGTGCTCCACAATGTTTACTTCGACACCGCCGCCAGTCCGCTGCTCTACGACCGCCGCGTCTGGCAGACCGTGCTCGGCCTCGTCGGCCCCGAGCGGATCCTTTTCGGCACCGATTACCCCCTGCGCGTCTACCCCCGCACGGAGAAGGAGCCTTCCTTTGCCCACCTCGTGCAGGAGGCCGAAGCCGAGATCACCGATCTCGAAGCGCGTTCGCTGGTGATGCAAGGCAACGCCCGTCGCCTGCTGGGGCTCTAAAACACGATCCGCATCGGCAGCCCGGTGGCGTCGTGCGGCGTGGGGCCCCACGGCAACGTGCCCCGCTCTTGCCTCGGGCGTCGGGCCACCCGCCAGCAGAGCAAGGCGTCGATCAAGTCGTCCGGCTGAGCTGCGCCCCGGATCAAAGGTCGCCAGGTCGCATAGAGCTCCCTTGCGCGCGGGATGACCGCCTCCAGCACCTGTAGCCGCCGCTCAAAACCGGCGCTCTCCTTCTTCGGCGGCAGCGGCACCCCGCCGTTCAGCCTTGCGGCCGCGATCTCCGGATGCGCTTCGACAATTCGCTCCCGGGCGTCTGGGACAGCCTGGAGCAGGGCATCGAGTTCGCGAATTTTCGGCAAGATGTGATAAGCCTGCTGGCTGAGCCCGCGCCCACCCACCTGCCGGTGCAGCTTCAACACCTCTGCGTACGGCGCATCCACCGTCAGCGCCAGCACCTCGCGCACCGGCACCGGGAAGACGCGACTCGGCGCGCCCCGTCGCAAGCGCAAGGCTACATGGGCCGCGCGGTCGCAGGCCCTCCGCTGGCGCCCGCTGGCCATGCCGATGGGCATGTCGATCGCGATGGTAGAGGCGTCGCTGTAAGCCTCCCATAGCTCCTGCACGGAGCCGAAGACCCGCATCGTCGTCGGCTCCGCGCCACCTGCCACCGCGATCCAGCCGCTGCGGCACCCGTCGACTCCCACCACCTGATTTGGCTCGGCACTCATGCGTGATCAGGGTTAAAGGATCGAGGATGAACTGGGCATGGCAGATTTCAAGCGCAAGCGGCCTCTTCCTGCTGGGCCTGATCTGGACGGTGCACCTCGCGCTCTACCCGCTCTTTCGGCAGGTGGCCGCCGAGTGCTGGCCGGCCTACCACGCCCAACATGCGCGTCGCATGGGCTGGGTTGTCGCGCCCGTTATGCTGGCCGAACTGATCGCAACCGTAGCATTGTGCTTCGACGGTAGCCTTCCGCTAGCTCTCCGCCTCATGCTGATCGGCCTGGTGGTGACGAATTGGCTGACGACCGGGTTGGGCGCAGTCCCCCTGCATCAGAAATTGGAGCAACGCCCCGAGCCTGCCCTGATCGGCCGCCTGCTCGTGGTGAACCGTGGCCGCCTCGTCGCGTGGAGCCTCAAAGCCCTCCTGATGCTGGGGTGGGGAGCCCTGTAGATGCGGGCGACGCCAGGCTGCAAAAAAAAACGCAGCATCCGGGAGCGGATGCTGCGCTGAAAGTCGATCTAAGATCTTGCTTACTTGTCGCCCTTGACCTTGGCCACCAGTTGGTGGAACTCGTCGAAGAGCGGGTCGCTGTCGTGCGGGCCCGGGGAGGCTTCCGGGTGATACTGCACCGAGAAGCAGGGCAGGTCCTTGTGGCGGAGGCCTTCGACGGTCCCGTCGTTCAGGTTGATCTCCGTCACGATGCCGCCGCGCTGCTCCACTTCCTGTGGGCTGGCCGCAAAGCCGTGGTTTTGCGAGGTGATCGAGACCTTGCCCGTTTCGAGGTTCTTGACCGGCTGGTTGGCGCCGCGGTGGCCAAACTTCAGCTTGTAGGTCTTGCCGCCGAGGGCGTGGGTCAGGATCTGGTTGCCCATGCAGATGCCGAAGGTCGGGTATTCCTGGATCAGCTTGGCCACGGTCTGGTGCACGTAGGTCAGCGGCGCGGGGTCGCCCGGGCCGTTGCTGAGGAAGACGCCGTCGGGCTGGAGGTCCTTCACCTGTTCGGCGCTCATCGTGGCCGGGACCACCGTCACGTCGAAGCCATGGTAGGCCAGCTTGCGGAAAATATTGTACTTCGCGCCGAGGTCGAAGGCGACGACCTTGTAACGCTTGCGGCCTTCCATGCTCGGGGCGATCAGCTGGGTGCCGGGCACCGTAAACGGCGTGGCATCCACCTGGCGGCTGTTCCAGTCGAACGCCTCCTTGGTGGTCACTTCGCGCACATAGTCGGCCCCGACGAGGCCGGTCCACTCGCGCGCGCGCTTGACGGCCTCCTCATCGGAGATGCCCTCTGTGCTGATGCAGGCCTTGAGGGCGCCGTGCACGCGCAGGCGCTTGGTGATCGCGCGAGTGTCGACGCCGCTGACGCCGGGCACGCCGTGGGCTTGCAACCAGCCGTCGAGCGTCTCCGACGCGCGCCAACTGCTCGAAACGCGGCTGAGCTCGCGGACGACGAAGCCAAAGACTTGCGGCCGATCGCTCTCGTTGTCGTCGAGGCTGATGCCGTAGTTACCGATCTGCGGGGCCGTCATGGTGACGATCTGCCCGTAGTAGGAGGGGTCCGTAATGGTCTCCTGGTAACCCGTCATCGCAGTATTAAAAACCGCTTCGCCCACCGCGGTGGTGGTAGCCCCGAAGGCCCGACCGCGGAACACACTTCCGTCCTCCAGCGCGAGAACGCCCATCTTGAAAGCATCCGTCATGATTAACCGGTGGACTAAAGGCCCGCACGCGCCTCTCGGCAAACGAAAAACCCATTGTTTACCGAAATTTAAGACGGGAGTCCTTCCGCAGCTCGACCAGAAGAGTTGTCGAACCGCCTTGGATCGCCCACATTGGGAGCATGTCCGGACGATCCGCCTCGGCCTCATCCCTGCGTCCCACCGTGATTGGCTGCGCCTGCGCCAGCCCGACGGCTGCCGGCCTGCTCGACCCGGTCAGCGACCGCGACCAGTCGGGCGAATGGTTCAAGCTGGCCATCGCCCTCGTCTTCGTGGGGCAGGGGATGACCTTCGGCCTCGGTTATAATAATGCTCGGCTGGCTGGGGAGGCCCCCGCCTTCGGCAGCCCGATGTATTGGTGTATTCACGGGGGGCTGCTCTTTTCGGCGCTCATCCCGCTGGCCCTGCTCGGGCGTCCGCTGCTTCGTGCCACCTGGGTGGCTCTCACGCGCGGGCAAGTCACCATCGAGTCGCTCTTTACGCTGAGCATGATGGGCGCGCTGGGCGGCTCTCTCGTCTCGACCTTCACCGGGCAGACGAGTGTCTATTACGAGATCGTGGCCGTAGTACTCTCTATATACACCATCGGGCGCCTCGTGGGGGCGCGGCAGCGGCGCAAGATCGAGCAAGAGCTCGCCGCCCTGCGCGATGCCTTTTCGACCACGTGGGTGGCTACCGATGGGGGAGGGCGCCGCGAAGTGGCCGTCGGCCTGGTCGACCCGGAGACCGACCGCGTGGTGGTGCACCCGGGCGAACCCATCGCGGTAGATGGCGAGGTCGTGGGCGGGCGGGGCTACGTGCAAGAGACCAGCCTCACCGGCGAGCCCGATGCGGTCGTGCGCCAAAAAGGCGATACGGTGCTGGCAGGTACCTATTCCGTCGACGGCCATTTCATTATTCGCCCCCGTGCTACGCGGTCTCGTCAGCTCGACGAAATCCTCACATTGGTCGAGCAAGCGGGTGAGCGCCCCTCGCGGCTGCAGGCCCAGGCCGACCGCCTGATGCGCTATTTTGTGCCCATCGTAGTGTGCGTCTCGCTACTGACTTTTGTGGGCTGGACCCTCGCCGGGGCCGTCTGGTGGCAAGGGCTCTTCAACGCCATGGCGGTGCTGCTGGTTGCCTGCCCCTGTGCCCTGGGCCTCGCAACGCCTCTGGCAGTGTGGCGTGCGCTGTATGGTCTGAGCCAGCTCGGGCTCGTCGCGCGCTCTGCCACGGTGATCGACGGTCTGGCGCTCTCCGAGGGCGTCGTCTGGGACAAGACGGGCACCCTGAGCGAAGGCGTCTTGCAGGTGACGAACTGGCAGTTCGCCCCCGCCGCCGAAGCCGAACGAGCTTGGATCACCACTGCCGTGGCCTCGGTCGAAGCCCTCTGGCCGCACCCGGTCGCGCGAGCCCTTGCCACCGCCTCCGAGCAGCGCCTGTCGGTGGAGGACACGCAGCTCCTGCCCGGGCTCGGCGTGCAGGCAAGCGTGGAAGGCCGCACGGTGTCGATCGGCAGCTTCGAACTGCTCGCGCAACGCCCAGCCTGGGCCACGGCGAGCGAGCACCGCGAGATCTGGGTGCTGGTCGATGGCCAGTCGGTGGCACAGATCCATCTGGTGGAAGGTCTTCGGGCCGATGCGGCCGAAGCCATGACCGCGATGCAAGCCCTCGGGCTCTCCGGGCGGGTGCTGACGGGTGACCCGCAGCCGCGCTGGCAGGAGATCGGCGGGGCCCCGGTCGAAGCAGGGCTCGACCCGCTGGAGAAAGAGCGCCGGGTGCGCGCGCTGGTGGGGGAGGGGGCCTGGCTCTACGTGGGCGACGGCATCAACGACGCGGCCGCGATGACGGCAGGCGTCACGGCCATCGCGATGGGGAGCGGCTCAGCTCTTACGCGCTCCACCGCCGAGGCCGTCTTGCTGGGCGACTCGCTGGCCGCGCTCCCTCAGGCGGTGCAGCTCTCGCGCCACGTGCGCAAGGTCGTCCATTGGAATCTCCGCTTTGCCGCCAGCTATAATATAGTCGGTATGGGCTTGGCCGCGATGGGGTGGCTGCACCCAGTGGCGGCGGCCCTGCTGATGGTCGTTTCCAGTTTCCTCGTCTCAGCCCGTGCGCTGGCGGCAGCCAATCCCTACCTGCCTGCAGCCGCCTCTCGGGTAAAGACGAAGTAAAACCGTGGCTGATTTTTAGCATTAGCTCCGGTTATTTGGGAAAACTTGACCATACCCTGTGCAATATTTTCCACCCTGATGGGCTGCTTAAGCGCCATAAATGCAGGGTCTGCGACCTCCTTGACAGAATTTGCCCAGTGGGGCCAGTAGCCGAGCGGCCTCCGGTAGGATGCAGATAACTACCGAGTAGTGAGCGCCTTGTGTGAGATTCTGTCGCAATAGAAGTTCTCCCCATCTCGTTCATTTTTTTCTGTTGCCTTGATCCCGGGATACACACGTAATTCCGGCTTTCAATCGCGATGCGAGGTCGGCGTCGCAGCTTCGACATTCTCACGTCTCACCATCAACCATGGCACAAGAGCGAATTTCGCGTAAAAGTTTCCTGCTGTCGGCTGGTGCACTTCTCGCCGGGGTCTCCCTGGTGAAAGGTCAAACGCCGCAGAAAGAGCCCACACGATCGACTGAAGCGTCGGATTTGCCGCGCCAGTTGGAGCGCGACAAGCGGTCGGTCCCTTACCAGGCCGATCAACGGTAAGCCATTTTTCGGAGATCTCATGCCCAACATCTTTTCGCGCTCCGCTAACAGTGTGCCGCTCCAGGTCATTATGGTCCTGGTTGTACTGGCCTGCACGGTAGCTGCAGCGGTTTGGTATTACTACCCGCCGCAATACACCCGTGTCGGCTACATGCCGCACCAGCCGGTCTATTACAGCCACAAGATCCACGTCGATCAGCTTGGCCTGGATTGCCGCTACTGCCACTCTTATGTCGACCAGTCGGGCCATGCCAATGTGCCGGATTCGCAGACGTGCATGAACTGCCACTCGCAGGTGCGTCGCGACAGTCCCGCCCTGGCCCCGATCCGCGAAAGCTTCGAGAGCGGCGAGCCGGTCGAGTGGGTCCGCATCCACGAGATGCCCGACTACGTTTACTTTAACCACTCCGTGCACGTAAACCGTGGCGTGAGCTGCGTGGAATGCCACGGCCAGATCAACGAGATGACGGAAGTCTGGCACGACAAGCCCCTCTCGATGGGCTTCTGCCTCGATTGCCACCGCAATGCCGACCAACACGTCCGCCCGCTCGACAAGGTTTACGACCTGACCTGGCAACCGGAAAACCGTGAAGCGTTCCTGGAACAGGCGCACGAACGGGTCGTCGACTGGAACATTAATCCTCCCCAAAGCTGCTCGGGTTGTCACCGATGATTCAGGACTTCCAAAACTCTTCCGCCTCCGGGGCGGGCACGACGGGCAAGAGCTACTGGCGTAGCCTTGACGAACTCGCCGACACCCAAGGTTTCCGCAACTGGCTCCACCGCGAATTCCCGGAAGGCGCCTCGGAAGCCACCGGCGTGAACCGTCGCCACTTCCTCAAGATCATGGCGGCCTCCTTCGGTGCCGCCGGCATCGGTCTTGCCGGTTGCCGCCGCCCGGAAGCCAACATCCTTCCCTATTCCCGCCAGCCGGAGAATAGCATCCCGGGCCTGCCGGTTTTCTACACCACCTCCTTCCCGGACGCTGTCGACAGCATTCCGCTGGTGGTCGAAACCCACCAGAATCGCCCGACGCACCTCGAAGGCAATCGCGGCTACCAGCTCTACGGCGGCGGCATGAACGCCTTCGCTCAGGCTTCGGTGCTCAACCTTTACGATCCCGACCGCATGACGGCCTCTTCCGGCGCGAACAATCGCCGGATCAGCAGCGCCGAAGTCGCGGACGTGCTCAAAGCAGTGGGTGACAAGTTTGGCCAGACGGGCGGCCAAGGCCTCGCGATCCTCGCCGAGCCCAGCAGCTCGCCGACCCGCCGCCGCCTCGCCCAGCAGCTCAAGCAAAAGATGCCGCGCCTGCGCTGGGCCGAATACGCCCCCGCCGGCCGCACGAATCCCGACAAGGCTCTCAGTCAGGCCCTCGGTCGTTCGGCCCGTGCGCTCTACAGCCTCGAGCAGGCCAAGGTCATCCTCGCCGTCGATAGCGATTTCACGACCCAGGAGCCCGGCTCCCTCGGCCTCGCGCGTGCTTACGCCAAGGGCCGCAAGGTCGAGAACAAGGCCGACGCGAAGAACATGAACCGCCTCTACCTCGCCGAGAGCGCCTTTACGGCGACCGGTGCTATGGCGGATCACCGTCTGCGTCTGCCCACCTCCCACATGCCGGCCTTCGTCGCCCTGATTGCGGCGGAAGTGCTCAGCCAAAAGGGTGGGGACGCTGGCCTCGTCCAGCAACTCCGCGAACAAGGCGCCAGCGCCGGTATCGACGCCTCCTGGATCAAGGAATGTGCGGCCGACCTGCTCGCCAACGCCGGCCACGCCGTTGTCCACCCAGGTGCCCACCTGCCGGCTCCGGTGCACCAGCTCGTCCAGCTGATCAACGCCCAGCTCGGCGCAGTCGGCCACACCGTCCAGTATGTCGAGCTGCCCGCCGATGAAGCCCTGACCATTCAGGAGCTTGGGCAGGCGATGGACGCTGGCGAAGTCGAGACGCTGATCATCCTCGGCGGCAACCCCGTTTACAATGCCCCGGCCAACCTCGGTTGGGAAGCCCTGCAAAAGAAGGTCAAGCAGGTCATCCGTCACGGTTACTACTACGACGAGACCTCCCTCCTCTCGCAGGTCAACATCGCCAGCACGCACTACCTCGAAAGCTGGAGCGACGGCCTCAGCTACTACGGTGCCCTGCTGCCGGTGCAGCCGATGATCCTCCCGCTCTTCGAAGGTATCTCGGAGCTGGAAGTCGTGGCCCGCCTCGGCGGCCAGCAGACCTCCGACACCTACGCCCTCGTCGTCGAGACCTTCGGTGCCTTTACCCAGGAAGCCGACAGGGCCAAAGCCTTCAACCGCTTCCTGGCCGACGGTGGTCTGCTCGATCGCCGTTTCCCGGCCATCAACGCCACGGTCACGGCTGGCGCCATTCGCAGCCGCCTCGGCGGGTTCGACTTCAGCGCCCCGCGCCTCGGCAAGGACGCCCTCGAAGTCCGCATCAAGCCCAGCGACAGCGTCGGCGACGGCTTCTGGAACAACAACGGTTGGCTCCAGGAAGTGCCCGACACGATGACCAAGCTCACTTGGGACAACGCCATCCTCATCAGCCCCAAGCTGGCGGAGGAAAGCGGTTACAGCACCAAGGACGGCAAGTTCCTCATCGGCGGCGTTGCCAAGCAGCAAAACTCCTTTACCAAGGACACCCAGACCAGCCCGGTGGCTGAGCTGAGCCTCGATGGCACCACCATCCGCGGCCCGCTCTACATCATGCCCGGTCTGCCCGACTACAGCGTGGTCATCACCCTCGGCTACGGCCGCAGCAAGGTGGGCCGCGTGGGCAAGGGCACAGGCTTCAACGCCTACCCGCTGACCCATAGCGATTCGCCCGGCGCCCGCATCGGTGCCAAGATGACCGTCCTCGCCGAGCGCTACCCGCTGGCCAACACCAGCCAGCACTGGTCGATGGAAGGCCGCGCCATCGTGCGCGAAGCCAACGCCTCGCACCACGCCGAGCATCCAGACTGGGTCGACCACGTGGGCATGGAATCGCACTCGCCGCCCATCTACGGCACGGCGAAAGACATGTCGCTGCAAGAGAAGTCCCTCAAGCAGCCCCGCGGTAACAGCCTTTACGAGCACCCCGAGTTCGGTGCCCCGCCGCCCAACGTCTCCGCCTGGAAGAAGGAAGGCGCGATGGAAAAGT
Coding sequences within:
- a CDS encoding amidohydrolase family protein; the encoded protein is MAGYIDWHTHRYPTEVAQAPAQWAAEQGEHYWGLLVTRGPQGWADHETMVAAMDAGGVEKSVLQGWYWIHQRTCHWQNELFLEWARQDPEHFVPFATVQPAAGELAYEQLVWALDQGCKGIGEMMPTVQGFNVRTDATWLKICALAQERHVPITLHVTEPVGHDYPGRIETPLADYFWLAEQFPELPLVFAHWGGGLPFYFLNRHVRKVLHNVYFDTAASPLLYDRRVWQTVLGLVGPERILFGTDYPLRVYPRTEKEPSFAHLVQEAEAEITDLEARSLVMQGNARRLLGL
- a CDS encoding DUF429 domain-containing protein; the encoded protein is MSAEPNQVVGVDGCRSGWIAVAGGAEPTTMRVFGSVQELWEAYSDASTIAIDMPIGMASGRQRRACDRAAHVALRLRRGAPSRVFPVPVREVLALTVDAPYAEVLKLHRQVGGRGLSQQAYHILPKIRELDALLQAVPDARERIVEAHPEIAAARLNGGVPLPPKKESAGFERRLQVLEAVIPRARELYATWRPLIRGAAQPDDLIDALLCWRVARRPRQERGTLPWGPTPHDATGLPMRIVF
- the carA gene encoding glutamine-hydrolyzing carbamoyl-phosphate synthase small subunit; the protein is MTDAFKMGVLALEDGSVFRGRAFGATTTAVGEAVFNTAMTGYQETITDPSYYGQIVTMTAPQIGNYGISLDDNESDRPQVFGFVVRELSRVSSSWRASETLDGWLQAHGVPGVSGVDTRAITKRLRVHGALKACISTEGISDEEAVKRAREWTGLVGADYVREVTTKEAFDWNSRQVDATPFTVPGTQLIAPSMEGRKRYKVVAFDLGAKYNIFRKLAYHGFDVTVVPATMSAEQVKDLQPDGVFLSNGPGDPAPLTYVHQTVAKLIQEYPTFGICMGNQILTHALGGKTYKLKFGHRGANQPVKNLETGKVSITSQNHGFAASPQEVEQRGGIVTEINLNDGTVEGLRHKDLPCFSVQYHPEASPGPHDSDPLFDEFHQLVAKVKGDK
- a CDS encoding cation-translocating P-type ATPase encodes the protein MSGRSASASSLRPTVIGCACASPTAAGLLDPVSDRDQSGEWFKLAIALVFVGQGMTFGLGYNNARLAGEAPAFGSPMYWCIHGGLLFSALIPLALLGRPLLRATWVALTRGQVTIESLFTLSMMGALGGSLVSTFTGQTSVYYEIVAVVLSIYTIGRLVGARQRRKIEQELAALRDAFSTTWVATDGGGRREVAVGLVDPETDRVVVHPGEPIAVDGEVVGGRGYVQETSLTGEPDAVVRQKGDTVLAGTYSVDGHFIIRPRATRSRQLDEILTLVEQAGERPSRLQAQADRLMRYFVPIVVCVSLLTFVGWTLAGAVWWQGLFNAMAVLLVACPCALGLATPLAVWRALYGLSQLGLVARSATVIDGLALSEGVVWDKTGTLSEGVLQVTNWQFAPAAEAERAWITTAVASVEALWPHPVARALATASEQRLSVEDTQLLPGLGVQASVEGRTVSIGSFELLAQRPAWATASEHREIWVLVDGQSVAQIHLVEGLRADAAEAMTAMQALGLSGRVLTGDPQPRWQEIGGAPVEAGLDPLEKERRVRALVGEGAWLYVGDGINDAAAMTAGVTAIAMGSGSALTRSTAEAVLLGDSLAALPQAVQLSRHVRKVVHWNLRFAASYNIVGMGLAAMGWLHPVAAALLMVVSSFLVSARALAAANPYLPAAASRVKTK
- a CDS encoding cytochrome c3 family protein — protein: MPNIFSRSANSVPLQVIMVLVVLACTVAAAVWYYYPPQYTRVGYMPHQPVYYSHKIHVDQLGLDCRYCHSYVDQSGHANVPDSQTCMNCHSQVRRDSPALAPIRESFESGEPVEWVRIHEMPDYVYFNHSVHVNRGVSCVECHGQINEMTEVWHDKPLSMGFCLDCHRNADQHVRPLDKVYDLTWQPENREAFLEQAHERVVDWNINPPQSCSGCHR
- a CDS encoding TAT-variant-translocated molybdopterin oxidoreductase, which translates into the protein MIQDFQNSSASGAGTTGKSYWRSLDELADTQGFRNWLHREFPEGASEATGVNRRHFLKIMAASFGAAGIGLAGCRRPEANILPYSRQPENSIPGLPVFYTTSFPDAVDSIPLVVETHQNRPTHLEGNRGYQLYGGGMNAFAQASVLNLYDPDRMTASSGANNRRISSAEVADVLKAVGDKFGQTGGQGLAILAEPSSSPTRRRLAQQLKQKMPRLRWAEYAPAGRTNPDKALSQALGRSARALYSLEQAKVILAVDSDFTTQEPGSLGLARAYAKGRKVENKADAKNMNRLYLAESAFTATGAMADHRLRLPTSHMPAFVALIAAEVLSQKGGDAGLVQQLREQGASAGIDASWIKECAADLLANAGHAVVHPGAHLPAPVHQLVQLINAQLGAVGHTVQYVELPADEALTIQELGQAMDAGEVETLIILGGNPVYNAPANLGWEALQKKVKQVIRHGYYYDETSLLSQVNIASTHYLESWSDGLSYYGALLPVQPMILPLFEGISELEVVARLGGQQTSDTYALVVETFGAFTQEADRAKAFNRFLADGGLLDRRFPAINATVTAGAIRSRLGGFDFSAPRLGKDALEVRIKPSDSVGDGFWNNNGWLQEVPDTMTKLTWDNAILISPKLAEESGYSTKDGKFLIGGVAKQQNSFTKDTQTSPVAELSLDGTTIRGPLYIMPGLPDYSVVITLGYGRSKVGRVGKGTGFNAYPLTHSDSPGARIGAKMTVLAERYPLANTSQHWSMEGRAIVREANASHHAEHPDWVDHVGMESHSPPIYGTAKDMSLQEKSLKQPRGNSLYEHPEFGAPPPNVSAWKKEGAMEKFIPEQQWGMSIDLNTCTGCNACIIACQSENNIPIVGKEQTAMGREMHWLRLDRYFSSGDMEQNRVSLPANPQASFMPMGCVHCESAPCEQVCPVNATVHDSQGLNVMAYNRCVGTRYCANNCPYKVRRFNFFDYNKRNVDELYAGPLGTDKYKTEGGTLAAMQRNPDVTVRMRGVMEKCTYCVQRIQQAKIAQKVKAKDSNNIHIPDGLVRVACQNACPTECITFGDISDANTAVSKAKANDRDYALLGYLNVRPRTTYMARLRNPNPKMPDYSEPLSYKEYKGASGGDHGAHGDEAHAAHGHDAEAHDSHDNHDHAAGDEHHH